The genomic interval caagaagtagagggtgaggctgttacagtgaaagaagaagagaaagacgtttcagtgaaagaagaggaagacgcgttcagagtgaaagaggaggaggatgcagtttatggagtgaaagaggaggaggaagagatgactgttacatcgaaaaaggaggaggaggaaactggatatctgggcccggtttcccaaacgcatcttaaggcatccaatggttctaacggtgaatttagccataagatggttttgggaaaccgttccctgattaacactagtaagtactgtcttaaatacagaggcacaaactctgcagttgttgaactgatgtttggtgttaaaggggaaatctgcaattgctacatccatattgtgacttttaaattgtttatttatagccattgattattgaagaatataacacatgcctcatgagcttagttcaactgttgtgcccatcagaaccccaaataagctttttttactccaatgtttagaaacaatgtaaatcaaccctgtatagcctcaacatggttaaaactataatgttgatatcatggatagtcagtccttgcatccataggtctgtctgtagttacatttctccaaccccatAATCATTtcattaccaaaacagtggtggaatgacagatttgttattgtttgaactgcagattgctggGTTGTGTGGATtttttaaacagcaacaaaatggctgccgagagacttggtttggtaaacagctgagggatgggggaagGAGAAGTGTAACCAATCAAGTGAAAGGGCAAGACCTGGAAATATTTTAcgaaaatactttgaggaactattgtcattcgcaattgatttcattaagactttgtttacttgctgtttgaggtgaagaaaaaattactttgagaagctccacaactcattagtggtgcaGCGTTAAGACAATGAGAagtactatcagacatccccaaatgggcacatttataggcaggtagactaatcctacttctatatgcgcaatcaggtgtgcgtccttactcaacattgacaggagtgtttcaaatGAACGACAAtttaataaattgacaaaactggTGTATCTTgcggggtcaggtctgggtggtctgccaggggttgtttcatttagtatccgtttgggTCAGCATTATGAaaacctagtttccctccttcagggaacagtagatATAGTCAGCTTATGATAAACTTCAACGTAAATACTGGATCTTGCTGTCGGACAATTTTGACAGTCAAAttacaaacatcacgacatgcagcaacaaccaaagtgcttcttcattcattactctggtaaagacagttatgccgtgctccacgttggatccaatatccctaacaaattgatgtttataatgttattgtctgattgatttactgtagggcctcgttagtctgtttggacacagagatacttagctcataatgtgtagagaactgttccttgatggatagactattatacaaaacacagggctattttcctttattcaggacatttagaatgacaacccattacagagtagcctagtgggattattcacaaaattatctggtgttcaggttatgaaatgtcatgacaaagacattttagtttccatgtttcacctgaaatattaaattatttatagtcctaggtctgtgttgttgttaggtgaagttatgggtcctacagtaggtctatgttgttgttaggtgaagttatgggtcctacagtaggtctatgttgttgttaggtgaagttatgggtcctacagtaggtctatgttattgttaggtgaagttatgggtcctacagtaggtctatgttgttgttaggtgaagttatgggtcctacagtaggtctatattgttgttaggtgaagttatgggtcctatagtaagtctatgttgttgttaggtgaagttatgggtcctacagtaggtctattttatagttatgggtcctacagtaggtctatgttgttgttaggtgaagttatgggtcctacagtaggtctatgttgttgttaggtgaagttatgggtcctacagtaggtataTGTTGTTAgctgaagttatgggtcctacagtaggtctatgttgttgttgggtgaagttatgggccaatttgttcaacactttgtgtacaaaccctcattgtcaggctgatggagccaaagagcattttactggttgaagtcgtTTTTAAATATAAAGTAGTACATTTTagacaataacacaaacatatcaatcaggacattcaaacgagccaacagttataatccaaaagtaatgAAACTCTaacctggaaatggaggctaTTTTAGGTTCTGAAAGACATCAtgggtgaaacaccttcccactaacgagatggacaagccagcacaggtgtaacacatactgactaacgaggtgacaccaatcagtgcgtcctacgtgctGACGAGCTAACGAGCTATACGCGCTAACGAGCTATACTATATATATaggtgctaaagtccaacctcaaaacataaatggaaaaaccaaagcctgtaagaCCTTCCCCTTTAGATctaaatatgaaatatttgattgcatagtcttattttcaacatcttttcaattacattttgctaggtgggatagccccaatgtcaaaacacagttttaacatgtccaaatcaataaccaatatgcagaaacagtttgggataaattgaaaacctaaacataacatgtgcaatatacacaaacatctgccacaataatcatattacttacaagctccttataaactgcacaagcaccagaaacgctgttgttttgacaagtagcaataaatcactgatatcgattaggggggaaatcaggttgttcgTGCTAATGAAACTAACAactaaaaaacacatggaaatgggagatatcttttagctcactggttagaggacaacctgcagaagacagtcagctacattttgcaGTGAtacatttaaatgtaggggtcgctaaacaaaggaacgcaacacttatttgtcatcactcatcgatatcatgCTAAAATAATTTGTGTGACAGGatggagatgaggttgcacgtccagttaaaactaacagctcaaaaaacacacggaatctgggaataatgtgtacatccctggttagaggacaactcgttttttgttagtcactttctgataaatctcataaatagtactcttccaattcagagcctggattttccccctgagtctaatatccatatcatgttgaaatcaatagaacaggggacaaacatttagggttctacattgtgacatcattaaaatactcctactacaatgttaaaacattctacattgtgacatcattaaaatactccttctacaatgttagAACATTCTacatcatgaaacaactccttgatgtattttatgtttaatcagagatcttttatcagagtatcccTTCCCCTGTGTGTGTCCACTTGTGTATATTCAGGCTGTTttgctgagtaaaactcttcccacatcgatcacagctataagatttctctcctgtgtgtgttctaaggtgtatagttagatagttAGAAGTACTAAAACtcctcccacattgatcacagctatatggtttctctcctgtatgtattctcCGATGTACTGTCAGAGAGCtagattgactaaaactcttcccacattgatcacagctatatgggttctctcctgtgtgtgttctctggtgtattgtTAGAGAGCCAAATGTAGAAAAACTCTTcctacattgatcacagctatatggtttctctcctgtgtgtgttctatggtgtatagttagatagctagaagtagtaaaactcttcccacattgattacagctatatggtttctctcctgtgtgtgttctttggtgtACAGTCAGATGGCTAGGtttaacaaaactcttcccacattgagcacagccatatggtttctctcttgtgtgaattctctgatgaattttaatgcatGATGAGGAGgtaaatctcttcccacattgaccacagcaataaggtttctctcctgtgtggaatctctgatgaattttaatgcctgatgaggaggtgaatctcttcccacagtcagagcagcggtGAGGTTTCTTTCCTGTcgatctctgctggtgtttcttgaggagttctgacgtggagagactcttctctgcctcggcAGCGTCATGATGTAGTTGagactccccagaggatccacgatagtcccgtctctctcctgtgtgaacaacaaagtcagacggtTAAAGGGCCACAACAGCAGAAAGCCACTGTTTATTTGAGGTAAAGGGTGATGCCCAGAGGTCTGTTAAATTATTTTACAATTGTCTTAAGACAGTCAAACCTAAGCATTGTACCAGACGACCTTTGATCTCCAAAAAGGtccctttctgtgtttgctaaagttgcagcacgagggcgatgcacacacaatttgattgcagaaactcctccctactaatgaggaaaccactagttatggatgtagtatatctggcaatgaggaaaccgatagttatggatgtagtatatctgcctggagcaaaaatggtgagcaaagattttagttttccacaatgtattctgaatattacagcgcaagatcaggagtgctactcaaggaaactcacattaagttctgtgtctattcactaattcaccaccgtgggggaaaactcaggggagttctcataggctgacagcaataatagcctccatttacaggtttcttatgagtgcatttcacattacTATTGGATTACAACTGTTAGGCTCCTTTGAATCTCCTGcttaatatgtttgtgttattgcCGCAAATCAACTACTTTATACTtataaaacacttcaaccagtaaaatgctctttagcTAGCTTTGCCATCAGCCTGAAACTGAGGGTTTGTACATTAACTGTTtaacaaattggcccataacttcacctaacaacaacatagacctactgtaggacccataacttcacctaacaacatagacctactgtaggacccataacttcacctaacaataacatagacctaggactataaatcatttaatatttcaggtgaaacatggaaactaaaatgtcttTGTCATGACATTTCATAACCAGATAAtttgtgaataatcccactaggctactctgtaatgtgttgtcattctaaatgacctgaataaaggaaaatagctctgtgtgttgtacaatagcccatccatcaaggaacagttctctacacattatgaggtaagtatctctgtgtccaaacagactaatgagagtaaatcaagcagacaataacacattataaaacagaggtcgaccgattatgatttttcaactccgataccgattattggagggccaaaaaagccgataccgattaatcggccgattaaaaaaataaaagtttttatttatttgtaataatgacaattacaacaatactgaatgaacacttattttaacttaatacatcaaaatacatcaaaatcaatttagcctcaaataaataatgaaacatgttcaatttggtttaaataatgcaaaaacaaagtgttggagaagaaagtaaaagtgcaatatgtgccatgtaagaaagctaacgtttaagttccttgctcagaacatgagaacatatgaaagctggtggttttaacatgagtcttcaatattcccaggtaagaagttttaggttgtagttattataggaattataggactatttctctctataccatttgtatttcattaacctttgactattggatgttcttataggcactttagtattgccagtgtaagagtatagcttccgtccctctcctcgctcctccctgggctcgaaccaggaacacgaCGACAACAGCCACTCtcaaagcagcgttacccatgcagagcaaggggaacaacctctccaaggctcagagcgagtgacgtttgaaacgctattagcgcgcaccccgctagctagccatttcacttcggttacaccagcctcatctcgggagttgataggcttgaagtcataaacagcgcagtGTTTGACGCACaacaaagagctgctggcaaaacgaacgaaagtgctgtttgaatgaatgcttacgagcctgctgctgcctaccaccgctcagtcagatacttagatacttgtatgctcagtcagattatatgcaacgcaggacacgctagataatatctagtaatatcatcaaccatgtgtagttaactagtgattatgattgattgttttttataagataagtttaatgctagctagcaacttaccttggcttactgcattcgcgtaacaggcagtctccttgtggagtgcaacgagaggcaggtggttatagcgttggactagttaactgtaaggttgcaagattggatcccccgagcggacaaggtgaaaatctgtcgttctgctcctgaacatggcagttaaccaaccattcctaggccgtcattgaaaataagaatgtgttcttaaccgacttgcctagttaaataaagattaaataaaggtgtaaaaaaaacggccaaatcggtgtccgaaaatacagatttccaattgttatgaaaacttgaaatcggccctaattaatcggccgacctctaattataaacatcaatttgttagggatgttggatccaagcACGAAGAcaataactgtctttaccagagtaatgaatgaagaagcactttggttgttgttgcatgttgtgatgtttgtcatttgactggcattcagaaaatgatttcctggatcagctgatgatagttgaacatgtgactataacaaaacagctacagtattaagtattatgtgtaattattgaaaaaCCACGTTAATGACATTttccatttgggtgttgtcaataaagctaAGGGGACTTTCagttagaaccattggatttagcaaactctgaaatgattgaaaactgttttcccagcgtaatATAAGGAGACACTAAATGTGACGTAGTTAGAGagcatttcagagatctgaatacaaaaaaactgtccgacagcaagatgccgtatttaagttgaagttcatcatatgacaagcttaacgttatgactataactactgttccctgaaggagggaaactaggtacaacatactattaaatccacatgttatgactataactactgttccctgaaggagggaaaataggtacaacatactattatatccacgcctcgctggaagccccgccttccacaggtgatgagCGTGAGGCTTGGATTTTATTCCTTAaatttaataccgctcttcaccAACCCAGGAAAGGGCGGGAACAAACAGGCGTTGTACCTCATTTCTCTCCTTCAGGGAAGTGTAATTATAAtcaaagttacactccctttcagtcagtcaacttcggaacaacatactatggggaaatacAATCAATCCCCAGCCGAcccaaacggatactaaatgaaacggcccctggcagaccacccagacctgaccccgcaagatgcgtcagttgtcaatttattcattgtcttttgtttgaaacactcctgtcaatgttgagtaaggacgcacacctgattacccatatagaagtaggactagtctacctggtcggcacacaaatgtaggcctataaatgtgcccatttggggatgtctgatagtatttctgattgtcttaacgctgcaccactaatgagttgtggagcttctcaaagtaacttTTTCTTCACCTCccaacagcaagtaaacaaagtctaatcaaaatcaattgcgaatgacaatagttcctcaaagtatttttgtaaaatatttccagctctcgccATTTCAATAAACACACGGCataaaagggaaaaatgtaatgctctgatccagtggaaatgtcataaaatacctgattactgtccagaactcactggagcaggaaactgagggcctagaatattttatacaatgttgcaagcttgCTATCCGAGTTTcctgacccagttgatagttgatacaatgtttcaagtttgttgtagacaggccatttgcagccaatgtgatttctaggatatttatttctatcaggatattttctacctgcagaatgcaatgtttttatttgttggctttatgtaggctatttttttacatagttggcaatggcaataaaagttatttagatttgtataattttcatttagatagattgtagattaatcacagacaataCTTTTGAGATagtattataaattaaatgaaactgttccagtaaaatgtgcatatgaaaatcataactggcacgcagattggtagaaatggtcagataaattggcactccaactggaaaaggttgccgactgctggtgtagtcaaTTACTAGTCTATTAGTCTATCTGTAGACTATTAGTCTATTACTGAAAACTTCAGGAGCAAAACGGCAGAATTTACGAAGTCCAGCAGCGGAGGGGGGaatccctctggtcaggttgtgttgacgaccggctccctctggtcgggttgtgttgacgaccggctccctctggtcgggttgtgttgacgaccggctccctctggtcgggttgtgttgacgaccggctccctctggtcgggttgtgttgacgaccggctccctctggtcgggttgtgttgacgaccggctccctctggtcgggttgcgctgacgaccggctccctctggtcgggttgtgctgacgaccggctccctctggtcgggttgtgctgacgaccggctccctctggtcaggttatgctgacgaccggctccctctggtcgggttgtgctgacgaccggctccctctggtcgggtt from Salvelinus alpinus chromosome 2, SLU_Salpinus.1, whole genome shotgun sequence carries:
- the LOC139547049 gene encoding zinc finger protein 391-like isoform X3 — its product is MSSLSYSPPAIEEGVCWTEKEAFVKEEEEEKDVTIQKQVEGEAVTVKEEKDVTEKEEEDTFRVKEEGVTVKEEAEDAVFGVEDEVKEDEDVFGMKDEEGEITVTLEEDEEEKTGELINTSKYRERRDYRGSSGESQLHHDAAEAEKSLSTSELLKKHQQRSTGKKPHRCSDCGKRFTSSSGIKIHQRFHTGEKPYCCGQCGKRFTSSSCIKIHQRIHTREKPYGCAQCGKSFVKPSHLTVHQRTHTGEKPYSCNQCGKSFTTSSYLTIHHRTHTGEKPYSCDQCRKSFSTFGSLTIHQRTHTGENPYSCDQCGKSFSQSSSLTVHRRIHTGEKPYSCDQCGRSFSTSNYLTIHLRTHTGEKSYSCDRCGKSFTQQNSLNIHKWTHTGEGIL
- the LOC139547049 gene encoding zinc finger protein 391-like isoform X2, yielding MSSLNYSLPAEEETVCWTEKEALIKEEEEEKDVTIQKQVESEAVTGKEEEKDVSVKEEAFRVKEEEDSVFEVKAEEGENTVSSEEEEEETGYLDPISQTQFKASSGSKDELSHKMVLRNRAVITTGERRDYRGSSGESQLHHDAAEAEKSLSTSELLKKHQQRSTGKKPHRCSDCGKRFTSSSGIKIHQRFHTGEKPYCCGQCGKRFTSSSCIKIHQRIHTREKPYGCAQCGKSFVKPSHLTVHQRTHTGEKPYSCNQCGKSFTTSSYLTIHHRTHTGEKPYSCDQCRKSFSTFGSLTIHQRTHTGENPYSCDQCGKSFSQSSSLTVHRRIHTGEKPYSCDQCGRSFSTSNYLTIHLRTHTGEKSYSCDRCGKSFTQQNSLNIHKWTHTGEGIL